One window from the genome of Bufo bufo chromosome 4, aBufBuf1.1, whole genome shotgun sequence encodes:
- the GPR160 gene encoding probable G-protein coupled receptor 160 isoform X2, translated as MGPCSGSSGHHADASDTLDEVPPFQSVHSSSFSKSKPHRSLDARGKSHIPAMYYNPGFLSTSVADTTPDPGTMNGHEVLLVNLQSLQPSCLLILIMTGKVIMNIFIFGARHKNVSASFMGYCCISLAIVDFVLFFAISAIHCFQDFTIVGLRFTSYHICLFTQIISHTYGILHLPFFLASGLDNYLTVVKSLHIPCGCSGLLYIACVLLLWSGAFAYVLLSPVGPPEVGTEQSTDQCDFYTSCQSFYMSISLVCIICIMLTLCCSEIGTFLKSLKVISYRKNTAIVFSFLLGDRWPVQGGKRLIAALLFSFLGTWSPFVVLQIIILFLCAHIPGYMDMNVPWLYFLNSFLIAVSFGLKNPDLQITEKTFYRDPFISWKYCVLPFMQADNKAVSTERGAHSSYKCRILKEATSQAMTV; from the exons GTTCCTCCGTTTCAATCTGTGCATTCCTCCTCATTCAGCAAGTCTAAGCCCCACCGGTCCTTAGATGCAA GAGGAAAATCCCACATTCCCGCCATGTATTACAACCCAGGTTTCCTCAGCACCTCTGTGGCAGACACCACACCTGACCCAGGCACAATGAACGGACATGAAGTGCTGCTCGTCAACTTGCAGAGTCTTCAGCCCAGCTGTTTACTGATCTTGATAATGACTGGCAAAGTAATCATGAACATATTTATATTCGGGGCAAGACACAAGAATGTGAGTGCCAGCTTCATGGGCTATTGCTGCATCTCACTTGCCATTGTTGACTTTGTGCTGTTTTTTGCCATCTCTGCCATCCACTGCTTCCAGGATTTTACAATTGTGGGCTTAAGGTTCACCAGTTACCACATTTGCCTGTTTACACAGATTATATCTCATACCTATGGTATTCTGCATTTGCCGTTTTTCTTGGCATCTGGACTGGATAACTATTTGACTGTCGTCAAGTCTCTACATATCCCATGTGGTTGTTCAGGACTTCTGTACATTGCCTGTGTTCTTCTTTTATGGAGTGGGGCCTTTGCCTATGTTCTTCTCTCCCCTGTTGGCCCTCCAGAGGTGGGCACTGAACAGTCTACAGATCAGTGTGATTTTTACACTAGCTGTCAAAGTTTTTACATGTCCATTAGTTTAGTCTGCATCATTTGCATAATGCTTACACTCTGCTGTTCCGAAATAGGGACATTCCTAAAGTCACTGAAAGTGATATCGTATAGAAAGAACACAGCAATCGTATTCTCATTTCTTCTGGGAGATAGATGGCCCGTTCAAGGAGGCAAACGTCTCATAGCTgctcttttgttttcttttttaggcACTTGGAGCCCATTTGTTGTTCTCCAAATTATCATTCTCTTTTTATGTGCGCATATCCCGGGATACATGGATATGAATGTGCCTTGGTTATATTTTCTGAACAGCTTTCTAATAGCAGTATCCTTTGGACTTAAGAACCCTGACCTACAGATCACAGAGAAGActttttacagagacccatttatTAGCTGGAAGTACTGTGTTCTGCCATTTATGCAAGCTGATAACAAAGCTGTCTCCACTGAAAGAGGTGCCCACTCCAGTTATAAGTGTAGAATCCTGAAAGAGGCGACTTCTCAAGCTATGACTGTTTAG
- the GPR160 gene encoding probable G-protein coupled receptor 160 isoform X4: MVPPFQSVHSSSFSKSKPHRSLDATGGKSHIPAMYYNPGFLSTSVADTTPDPGTMNGHEVLLVNLQSLQPSCLLILIMTGKVIMNIFIFGARHKNVSASFMGYCCISLAIVDFVLFFAISAIHCFQDFTIVGLRFTSYHICLFTQIISHTYGILHLPFFLASGLDNYLTVVKSLHIPCGCSGLLYIACVLLLWSGAFAYVLLSPVGPPEVGTEQSTDQCDFYTSCQSFYMSISLVCIICIMLTLCCSEIGTFLKSLKVISYRKNTAIVFSFLLGDRWPVQGGKRLIAALLFSFLGTWSPFVVLQIIILFLCAHIPGYMDMNVPWLYFLNSFLIAVSFGLKNPDLQITEKTFYRDPFISWKYCVLPFMQADNKAVSTERGAHSSYKCRILKEATSQAMTV, from the exons GTTCCTCCGTTTCAATCTGTGCATTCCTCCTCATTCAGCAAGTCTAAGCCCCACCGGTCCTTAGATGCAA CAGGAGGAAAATCCCACATTCCCGCCATGTATTACAACCCAGGTTTCCTCAGCACCTCTGTGGCAGACACCACACCTGACCCAGGCACAATGAACGGACATGAAGTGCTGCTCGTCAACTTGCAGAGTCTTCAGCCCAGCTGTTTACTGATCTTGATAATGACTGGCAAAGTAATCATGAACATATTTATATTCGGGGCAAGACACAAGAATGTGAGTGCCAGCTTCATGGGCTATTGCTGCATCTCACTTGCCATTGTTGACTTTGTGCTGTTTTTTGCCATCTCTGCCATCCACTGCTTCCAGGATTTTACAATTGTGGGCTTAAGGTTCACCAGTTACCACATTTGCCTGTTTACACAGATTATATCTCATACCTATGGTATTCTGCATTTGCCGTTTTTCTTGGCATCTGGACTGGATAACTATTTGACTGTCGTCAAGTCTCTACATATCCCATGTGGTTGTTCAGGACTTCTGTACATTGCCTGTGTTCTTCTTTTATGGAGTGGGGCCTTTGCCTATGTTCTTCTCTCCCCTGTTGGCCCTCCAGAGGTGGGCACTGAACAGTCTACAGATCAGTGTGATTTTTACACTAGCTGTCAAAGTTTTTACATGTCCATTAGTTTAGTCTGCATCATTTGCATAATGCTTACACTCTGCTGTTCCGAAATAGGGACATTCCTAAAGTCACTGAAAGTGATATCGTATAGAAAGAACACAGCAATCGTATTCTCATTTCTTCTGGGAGATAGATGGCCCGTTCAAGGAGGCAAACGTCTCATAGCTgctcttttgttttcttttttaggcACTTGGAGCCCATTTGTTGTTCTCCAAATTATCATTCTCTTTTTATGTGCGCATATCCCGGGATACATGGATATGAATGTGCCTTGGTTATATTTTCTGAACAGCTTTCTAATAGCAGTATCCTTTGGACTTAAGAACCCTGACCTACAGATCACAGAGAAGActttttacagagacccatttatTAGCTGGAAGTACTGTGTTCTGCCATTTATGCAAGCTGATAACAAAGCTGTCTCCACTGAAAGAGGTGCCCACTCCAGTTATAAGTGTAGAATCCTGAAAGAGGCGACTTCTCAAGCTATGACTGTTTAG
- the GPR160 gene encoding probable G-protein coupled receptor 160 isoform X1, with amino-acid sequence MGPCSGSSGHHADASDTLDEVPPFQSVHSSSFSKSKPHRSLDATGGKSHIPAMYYNPGFLSTSVADTTPDPGTMNGHEVLLVNLQSLQPSCLLILIMTGKVIMNIFIFGARHKNVSASFMGYCCISLAIVDFVLFFAISAIHCFQDFTIVGLRFTSYHICLFTQIISHTYGILHLPFFLASGLDNYLTVVKSLHIPCGCSGLLYIACVLLLWSGAFAYVLLSPVGPPEVGTEQSTDQCDFYTSCQSFYMSISLVCIICIMLTLCCSEIGTFLKSLKVISYRKNTAIVFSFLLGDRWPVQGGKRLIAALLFSFLGTWSPFVVLQIIILFLCAHIPGYMDMNVPWLYFLNSFLIAVSFGLKNPDLQITEKTFYRDPFISWKYCVLPFMQADNKAVSTERGAHSSYKCRILKEATSQAMTV; translated from the exons GTTCCTCCGTTTCAATCTGTGCATTCCTCCTCATTCAGCAAGTCTAAGCCCCACCGGTCCTTAGATGCAA CAGGAGGAAAATCCCACATTCCCGCCATGTATTACAACCCAGGTTTCCTCAGCACCTCTGTGGCAGACACCACACCTGACCCAGGCACAATGAACGGACATGAAGTGCTGCTCGTCAACTTGCAGAGTCTTCAGCCCAGCTGTTTACTGATCTTGATAATGACTGGCAAAGTAATCATGAACATATTTATATTCGGGGCAAGACACAAGAATGTGAGTGCCAGCTTCATGGGCTATTGCTGCATCTCACTTGCCATTGTTGACTTTGTGCTGTTTTTTGCCATCTCTGCCATCCACTGCTTCCAGGATTTTACAATTGTGGGCTTAAGGTTCACCAGTTACCACATTTGCCTGTTTACACAGATTATATCTCATACCTATGGTATTCTGCATTTGCCGTTTTTCTTGGCATCTGGACTGGATAACTATTTGACTGTCGTCAAGTCTCTACATATCCCATGTGGTTGTTCAGGACTTCTGTACATTGCCTGTGTTCTTCTTTTATGGAGTGGGGCCTTTGCCTATGTTCTTCTCTCCCCTGTTGGCCCTCCAGAGGTGGGCACTGAACAGTCTACAGATCAGTGTGATTTTTACACTAGCTGTCAAAGTTTTTACATGTCCATTAGTTTAGTCTGCATCATTTGCATAATGCTTACACTCTGCTGTTCCGAAATAGGGACATTCCTAAAGTCACTGAAAGTGATATCGTATAGAAAGAACACAGCAATCGTATTCTCATTTCTTCTGGGAGATAGATGGCCCGTTCAAGGAGGCAAACGTCTCATAGCTgctcttttgttttcttttttaggcACTTGGAGCCCATTTGTTGTTCTCCAAATTATCATTCTCTTTTTATGTGCGCATATCCCGGGATACATGGATATGAATGTGCCTTGGTTATATTTTCTGAACAGCTTTCTAATAGCAGTATCCTTTGGACTTAAGAACCCTGACCTACAGATCACAGAGAAGActttttacagagacccatttatTAGCTGGAAGTACTGTGTTCTGCCATTTATGCAAGCTGATAACAAAGCTGTCTCCACTGAAAGAGGTGCCCACTCCAGTTATAAGTGTAGAATCCTGAAAGAGGCGACTTCTCAAGCTATGACTGTTTAG
- the GPR160 gene encoding probable G-protein coupled receptor 160 isoform X3, protein MYVFVPPFQSVHSSSFSKSKPHRSLDATGGKSHIPAMYYNPGFLSTSVADTTPDPGTMNGHEVLLVNLQSLQPSCLLILIMTGKVIMNIFIFGARHKNVSASFMGYCCISLAIVDFVLFFAISAIHCFQDFTIVGLRFTSYHICLFTQIISHTYGILHLPFFLASGLDNYLTVVKSLHIPCGCSGLLYIACVLLLWSGAFAYVLLSPVGPPEVGTEQSTDQCDFYTSCQSFYMSISLVCIICIMLTLCCSEIGTFLKSLKVISYRKNTAIVFSFLLGDRWPVQGGKRLIAALLFSFLGTWSPFVVLQIIILFLCAHIPGYMDMNVPWLYFLNSFLIAVSFGLKNPDLQITEKTFYRDPFISWKYCVLPFMQADNKAVSTERGAHSSYKCRILKEATSQAMTV, encoded by the exons ATGTACGTTTTT GTTCCTCCGTTTCAATCTGTGCATTCCTCCTCATTCAGCAAGTCTAAGCCCCACCGGTCCTTAGATGCAA CAGGAGGAAAATCCCACATTCCCGCCATGTATTACAACCCAGGTTTCCTCAGCACCTCTGTGGCAGACACCACACCTGACCCAGGCACAATGAACGGACATGAAGTGCTGCTCGTCAACTTGCAGAGTCTTCAGCCCAGCTGTTTACTGATCTTGATAATGACTGGCAAAGTAATCATGAACATATTTATATTCGGGGCAAGACACAAGAATGTGAGTGCCAGCTTCATGGGCTATTGCTGCATCTCACTTGCCATTGTTGACTTTGTGCTGTTTTTTGCCATCTCTGCCATCCACTGCTTCCAGGATTTTACAATTGTGGGCTTAAGGTTCACCAGTTACCACATTTGCCTGTTTACACAGATTATATCTCATACCTATGGTATTCTGCATTTGCCGTTTTTCTTGGCATCTGGACTGGATAACTATTTGACTGTCGTCAAGTCTCTACATATCCCATGTGGTTGTTCAGGACTTCTGTACATTGCCTGTGTTCTTCTTTTATGGAGTGGGGCCTTTGCCTATGTTCTTCTCTCCCCTGTTGGCCCTCCAGAGGTGGGCACTGAACAGTCTACAGATCAGTGTGATTTTTACACTAGCTGTCAAAGTTTTTACATGTCCATTAGTTTAGTCTGCATCATTTGCATAATGCTTACACTCTGCTGTTCCGAAATAGGGACATTCCTAAAGTCACTGAAAGTGATATCGTATAGAAAGAACACAGCAATCGTATTCTCATTTCTTCTGGGAGATAGATGGCCCGTTCAAGGAGGCAAACGTCTCATAGCTgctcttttgttttcttttttaggcACTTGGAGCCCATTTGTTGTTCTCCAAATTATCATTCTCTTTTTATGTGCGCATATCCCGGGATACATGGATATGAATGTGCCTTGGTTATATTTTCTGAACAGCTTTCTAATAGCAGTATCCTTTGGACTTAAGAACCCTGACCTACAGATCACAGAGAAGActttttacagagacccatttatTAGCTGGAAGTACTGTGTTCTGCCATTTATGCAAGCTGATAACAAAGCTGTCTCCACTGAAAGAGGTGCCCACTCCAGTTATAAGTGTAGAATCCTGAAAGAGGCGACTTCTCAAGCTATGACTGTTTAG
- the GPR160 gene encoding probable G-protein coupled receptor 160 isoform X5: MYYNPGFLSTSVADTTPDPGTMNGHEVLLVNLQSLQPSCLLILIMTGKVIMNIFIFGARHKNVSASFMGYCCISLAIVDFVLFFAISAIHCFQDFTIVGLRFTSYHICLFTQIISHTYGILHLPFFLASGLDNYLTVVKSLHIPCGCSGLLYIACVLLLWSGAFAYVLLSPVGPPEVGTEQSTDQCDFYTSCQSFYMSISLVCIICIMLTLCCSEIGTFLKSLKVISYRKNTAIVFSFLLGDRWPVQGGKRLIAALLFSFLGTWSPFVVLQIIILFLCAHIPGYMDMNVPWLYFLNSFLIAVSFGLKNPDLQITEKTFYRDPFISWKYCVLPFMQADNKAVSTERGAHSSYKCRILKEATSQAMTV, translated from the coding sequence ATGTATTACAACCCAGGTTTCCTCAGCACCTCTGTGGCAGACACCACACCTGACCCAGGCACAATGAACGGACATGAAGTGCTGCTCGTCAACTTGCAGAGTCTTCAGCCCAGCTGTTTACTGATCTTGATAATGACTGGCAAAGTAATCATGAACATATTTATATTCGGGGCAAGACACAAGAATGTGAGTGCCAGCTTCATGGGCTATTGCTGCATCTCACTTGCCATTGTTGACTTTGTGCTGTTTTTTGCCATCTCTGCCATCCACTGCTTCCAGGATTTTACAATTGTGGGCTTAAGGTTCACCAGTTACCACATTTGCCTGTTTACACAGATTATATCTCATACCTATGGTATTCTGCATTTGCCGTTTTTCTTGGCATCTGGACTGGATAACTATTTGACTGTCGTCAAGTCTCTACATATCCCATGTGGTTGTTCAGGACTTCTGTACATTGCCTGTGTTCTTCTTTTATGGAGTGGGGCCTTTGCCTATGTTCTTCTCTCCCCTGTTGGCCCTCCAGAGGTGGGCACTGAACAGTCTACAGATCAGTGTGATTTTTACACTAGCTGTCAAAGTTTTTACATGTCCATTAGTTTAGTCTGCATCATTTGCATAATGCTTACACTCTGCTGTTCCGAAATAGGGACATTCCTAAAGTCACTGAAAGTGATATCGTATAGAAAGAACACAGCAATCGTATTCTCATTTCTTCTGGGAGATAGATGGCCCGTTCAAGGAGGCAAACGTCTCATAGCTgctcttttgttttcttttttaggcACTTGGAGCCCATTTGTTGTTCTCCAAATTATCATTCTCTTTTTATGTGCGCATATCCCGGGATACATGGATATGAATGTGCCTTGGTTATATTTTCTGAACAGCTTTCTAATAGCAGTATCCTTTGGACTTAAGAACCCTGACCTACAGATCACAGAGAAGActttttacagagacccatttatTAGCTGGAAGTACTGTGTTCTGCCATTTATGCAAGCTGATAACAAAGCTGTCTCCACTGAAAGAGGTGCCCACTCCAGTTATAAGTGTAGAATCCTGAAAGAGGCGACTTCTCAAGCTATGACTGTTTAG